The Ananas comosus cultivar F153 unplaced genomic scaffold, ASM154086v1, whole genome shotgun sequence genome has a window encoding:
- the LOC109703757 gene encoding lysine-rich arabinogalactan protein 19-like, with translation MADPLSIPTGRRRPSAREAGPCSRLPASPGLIHDRPPPSAGHRAAVSSWVLNESPSNQRAAVPPPASSNPTAARQRPPAPLVLRGEAPAAAVRHRLHRAGAGRAQTRRRPTSSPPAARCTYRPYRSPPLALQRPPAPSCAPTAPLPPPRASVPSGSELDPLTATGVPRARRGRPAPLPPPAAPDAALTQSRLPFRRIPQNL, from the coding sequence ATGGCCGATCCCCTCTCGATCCCGACCGGCCGTCGCCGGCCTTCCGCCCGCGAGGCCGGCCCCTGCTCGCGCCTTCCAGCCTCCCCAGGCCTCATCCACGACCGGCCGCCGCCTTCCGCCGGTCACCGCGCCGCCGTGTCTAGTTGGGTGCTGAACGAGAGCCCAAGTAACCAAAGGgccgccgtgccgccgccgGCCTCCTCCAACCCCACTGCAGCTAGGCAGCGGCCTCCGGCTCCCTTAGTACTACGTGGGGAGGCACCCGCCGCCGCAGTACGTCACCGGCTCCACCGAGCCGGTGCcgggcgtgcccagacccgccggCGTCCTACCTCCTCGCCGCCGGCCGCCAGGTGCACCTACCGGCCCTACCGCTCGCCGCCGCTCGCCCTCCAGCGGCCTCCGGCACCCTCCTGCGCGCCGACCGCCCCTTTGCCGCCACCGCGCGCCTCCGTCCCTAGTGGGTCCGAGCTGGACCCACTAACGGCGACCGGCGTCCCTCGAGCCCGTCGAGGCCGCCCCGCGCCCCTGCCGCCTCCGGCCGCCCCTGACGCGGCCCTTACCCAGAGCCGGCTCCCTTTCCGAAGGATCCCACAGAACCTGTAA